Proteins encoded by one window of Phosphitispora fastidiosa:
- a CDS encoding L,D-transpeptidase family protein, translated as MSKNRLKKIIISTLAGIVLVISAYNLWAYQGTLLSPFIKDTVTGEPHKPVTTIAAEKGLAAVPDAGIRVEIIKSEYLLVLYAGNDVLKKYPVSLGKHPLADKEKAGDGKTPLGEFKITEKDSYSPPKRFYGSRLMMLNYPNRKYALKGLHQGLITSKDFLAIENAENKGVTPPQDTEMGGGIAIHGGWGPFMGNSWTGGSIGLYSKDAEEIFEYVNEGTEVIIKQ; from the coding sequence AGGCTGAAGAAAATAATTATATCTACTCTGGCCGGAATTGTTCTGGTGATTAGTGCATATAATTTATGGGCTTACCAGGGAACCCTGTTGTCCCCTTTTATAAAAGATACAGTAACCGGGGAGCCTCACAAGCCGGTAACCACGATTGCAGCTGAAAAGGGCCTGGCGGCAGTGCCGGATGCCGGCATCCGGGTCGAAATAATTAAATCGGAGTATTTATTGGTTTTGTATGCCGGTAATGATGTCCTGAAAAAATATCCGGTCTCTCTGGGAAAACACCCTCTGGCAGATAAGGAGAAGGCCGGGGATGGCAAAACACCCCTGGGGGAGTTCAAAATCACGGAAAAGGACAGTTATTCTCCCCCTAAACGTTTTTATGGTTCACGGCTAATGATGTTGAATTACCCCAACAGAAAATATGCCCTAAAGGGTTTACACCAGGGGCTGATAACAAGCAAGGACTTCCTGGCCATCGAAAATGCCGAAAACAAAGGGGTCACCCCTCCACAGGATACCGAGATGGGCGGGGGCATAGCCATTCATGGCGGTTGGGGGCCGTTTATGGGCAATTCCTGGACCGGAGGGTCAATCGGACTTTATTCAAAAGATGCCGAAGAAATTTTTGAGTATGTCAATGAAGGGACAGAAGTTATTATAAAACAATAA
- a CDS encoding DedA family protein produces MFSWLEQILKNDLEQYRLLAIYVMMTLESACIPIPSEIVMPYAGHLAAKGKLGIMQAALVASVANLSGSWLAYAVGRYGGRAFIDRYGRYIFLSKKHLNQADYWFARRGEITVFLSRMLPAVRTFISLPAGIAKMDFFKFSFYSFLGSLPWNLALVYLGYIFTDKWDVLQKHLHEFNIIVFAVIGLFAALFLVIRKRKRR; encoded by the coding sequence ATGTTTTCGTGGCTGGAGCAGATACTAAAAAATGATCTTGAGCAATATAGACTGTTAGCGATATATGTTATGATGACCCTTGAAAGCGCCTGTATTCCAATTCCCAGTGAAATTGTCATGCCATATGCCGGTCACCTGGCTGCCAAGGGAAAGCTCGGTATAATGCAGGCTGCATTGGTGGCATCTGTAGCGAACCTGTCGGGAAGCTGGCTGGCATACGCTGTGGGCAGATATGGCGGCAGGGCTTTTATAGACAGATATGGCAGGTACATTTTTTTGTCCAAAAAGCATCTTAACCAAGCCGATTATTGGTTTGCCAGGCGCGGGGAAATCACAGTTTTCCTGTCCAGAATGCTTCCGGCAGTCAGGACATTTATTTCTCTGCCGGCCGGAATAGCCAAAATGGATTTTTTCAAGTTTTCCTTTTATTCATTTTTGGGTTCGCTGCCATGGAACCTTGCCTTGGTGTACCTGGGGTATATTTTTACCGATAAGTGGGATGTGCTGCAGAAACACCTTCATGAGTTCAATATCATTGTTTTTGCAGTTATCGGACTATTTGCAGCCCTATTTCTTGTTATCAGAAAACGAAAAAGACGTTAG
- a CDS encoding heavy metal translocating P-type ATPase, with the protein MSSRKMKQIELDVSGMTCQHCVRRVEKALEGLNGISDVQVDLKESKAIFKYIPELVNLDQVKDAVREAGYSVGEKEVSGNERQPVSGLDNESDLQNTAAVNEGKTQFKVSGMTCANCALSIEKALRNAPGVSNAAVNFATESVTVAYDPELININSIYDRVKDAGYTPLEKDGAGEDDRTTVRERNWLIFTAVLALPVMPLMYLVEMTPTVMYTLLVMATVVQFTAGWTFYRGAFHSLKNRSANMDVLVAIGITSAYGYSVLTTFPEVFFHGPTFFDTSMLLIMFIRFGKFLEARAKGRAGQALKKLLELQADRARILVDGVEREIAASEVQPGDTVIVKPGEKIPLDGEITEGKASIDESMLTGESIPVEKGPGDQVIGATINRSGSIRVKIEKTGKDTVLAGIIKMVEDAQGVKPPIQRLADTISNYFVPTVVSLGVVTFVTWYFLLQADFVFSFTATIAVLVIACPCALGLATPTAIMVGSGVGLNRGILFKSAAVLEGIAGLQAIGFDKTGTLTKGAPEVTDIAAYPPYSEAQVLKIAAAGEAPSIHPLAQAVVAKANRDDVEISEVKDYTEESGYGIICTLEGKKLLIGNLKLMRKHNIDTEAADRDFSRLAESGKTTMFLAYDGRIAGLIALSDVLKENAAEAVKRLHNLGLKTFMITGDNKKVASVVGAQAGIDEVVAEVLPQDKIENIKRYQEMGLKVAMVGDGINDAPALAQADIGIAIGSGTDVAKETGDVVLVKNDIMDVERAVRLGRKTLVKIKQNLFWALIYNMIGIPVAAGVLYPLTGKLLPPEWAGLAMAFSSVSVVLNSLLLKGFAKKISA; encoded by the coding sequence ATGAGCAGCAGGAAAATGAAACAAATAGAGCTGGATGTATCTGGGATGACATGCCAGCACTGTGTCAGAAGAGTAGAAAAGGCCCTGGAAGGGTTAAACGGGATATCCGATGTGCAAGTTGACCTGAAGGAATCTAAGGCAATTTTTAAATACATCCCTGAATTGGTCAATTTGGACCAAGTAAAAGATGCTGTGAGAGAAGCTGGGTATTCTGTGGGGGAAAAAGAAGTTTCCGGTAATGAAAGACAACCGGTTTCGGGATTGGATAACGAGTCTGATTTGCAAAACACAGCAGCAGTAAATGAAGGCAAGACGCAATTCAAAGTAAGCGGCATGACTTGTGCTAACTGTGCCCTTTCCATAGAAAAGGCCCTCAGGAATGCTCCGGGTGTCAGCAACGCTGCGGTCAACTTTGCCACTGAGTCGGTAACCGTTGCCTATGACCCTGAGCTGATAAATATTAACTCAATATATGACCGGGTCAAGGATGCGGGTTATACTCCGCTAGAAAAAGATGGAGCCGGCGAAGATGACCGGACAACAGTGAGAGAGCGAAACTGGCTGATATTCACTGCAGTCCTGGCGCTTCCGGTGATGCCTCTGATGTATCTTGTAGAGATGACGCCGACAGTAATGTACACCCTCCTGGTTATGGCCACAGTTGTGCAGTTTACGGCTGGCTGGACCTTTTACCGGGGTGCCTTCCACTCCCTAAAGAACAGGTCTGCAAATATGGATGTTCTGGTGGCCATTGGGATAACTTCGGCCTACGGGTACAGTGTCCTGACAACCTTTCCGGAGGTGTTTTTTCATGGACCTACTTTTTTTGATACCTCAATGCTGCTGATTATGTTTATCCGTTTTGGGAAGTTTCTTGAGGCAAGGGCGAAGGGAAGGGCCGGACAGGCCCTGAAAAAGCTTCTGGAACTGCAGGCCGACCGGGCGCGTATTCTTGTTGACGGAGTGGAACGGGAAATTGCGGCATCTGAGGTGCAGCCAGGAGATACAGTTATCGTAAAACCGGGGGAAAAGATCCCTCTTGACGGCGAAATTACCGAGGGCAAGGCAAGTATAGATGAATCAATGCTCACCGGAGAGTCCATTCCGGTAGAGAAGGGGCCGGGAGACCAGGTTATCGGGGCTACAATTAACAGGTCAGGAAGTATCAGAGTTAAAATAGAAAAAACCGGGAAGGATACTGTTTTGGCAGGGATTATTAAGATGGTGGAGGACGCTCAGGGTGTCAAACCGCCCATTCAGCGCCTTGCAGATACCATCTCAAATTATTTTGTGCCTACAGTTGTGTCTCTTGGAGTTGTTACCTTTGTTACGTGGTATTTTCTGCTGCAGGCCGATTTTGTTTTCTCATTTACGGCAACTATAGCCGTGCTCGTAATTGCCTGTCCGTGTGCCCTGGGATTGGCGACTCCTACAGCCATAATGGTTGGCAGTGGAGTCGGCTTAAATAGGGGGATATTATTTAAATCTGCGGCTGTGCTTGAAGGTATTGCAGGTTTGCAGGCTATTGGGTTTGATAAAACAGGGACACTTACCAAGGGCGCCCCTGAAGTAACTGATATTGCAGCTTATCCACCATATAGCGAAGCTCAAGTATTGAAAATTGCAGCAGCCGGTGAGGCGCCTTCAATTCATCCTTTGGCCCAGGCTGTAGTTGCTAAAGCTAACCGGGATGATGTAGAGATAAGTGAGGTTAAAGATTACACTGAAGAAAGCGGTTATGGAATTATCTGTACCCTTGAGGGCAAAAAGCTGCTCATAGGCAATCTGAAACTGATGCGGAAACACAATATTGACACAGAAGCTGCCGACAGGGATTTTAGCAGACTGGCAGAGTCAGGGAAGACAACCATGTTTTTGGCTTATGATGGCAGGATTGCGGGACTTATCGCTCTTTCGGATGTGCTCAAGGAAAACGCGGCTGAGGCCGTAAAAAGGCTTCATAACCTGGGTCTGAAGACTTTTATGATTACCGGTGACAATAAAAAGGTGGCTTCAGTTGTCGGCGCACAGGCTGGTATCGATGAAGTTGTTGCAGAAGTTCTGCCCCAGGATAAAATTGAAAATATCAAGCGCTATCAGGAGATGGGACTCAAGGTTGCCATGGTGGGTGATGGCATCAATGACGCTCCTGCTCTGGCCCAGGCTGATATAGGTATTGCCATTGGCTCAGGGACAGATGTGGCCAAGGAAACCGGTGACGTGGTTCTGGTCAAAAACGATATTATGGATGTAGAACGTGCTGTCAGGCTGGGGCGCAAAACCTTGGTCAAAATAAAGCAGAATCTGTTTTGGGCCCTGATTTATAATATGATTGGTATTCCGGTGGCTGCCGGAGTTCTCTATCCACTAACGGGAAAACTGCTGCCACCTGAGTGGGCTGGCCTGGCCATGGCATTTTCTTCTGTTTCGGTGGTACTTAATTCCCTGTTGTTAAAGGGCTTTGCCAAAAAGATTTCAGCCTGA
- a CDS encoding formylmethanofuran dehydrogenase subunit E family protein: protein MMEYKDLPEEIRGLMEHHGHLCFGVLLGYRACKYAVDIIGMSENMKVIIDKGGCGNDAVSYLLNCTTENGRLVVREGKGQYWSFFNYDEDEGISLKLNPVIISQLPKDKEQAEKYIMELPGNLLFMAEPFFEA from the coding sequence ATGATGGAATACAAAGATCTTCCTGAAGAAATCAGGGGCCTTATGGAGCACCACGGGCATCTCTGCTTTGGTGTCCTGCTGGGCTATAGGGCATGTAAGTATGCTGTTGATATAATCGGCATGTCGGAAAACATGAAAGTAATCATAGACAAAGGCGGGTGTGGCAATGATGCCGTCAGTTACCTGCTCAACTGTACCACGGAAAACGGCAGACTTGTGGTTCGGGAGGGGAAGGGGCAATATTGGTCATTTTTTAACTATGATGAAGATGAAGGCATCAGCCTGAAGCTAAATCCGGTTATTATATCTCAACTCCCCAAAGATAAGGAACAGGCCGAAAAATATATCATGGAACTGCCGGGAAACCTGCTGTTCATGGCAGAACCGTTTTTTGAAGCGTAA
- a CDS encoding DUF362 domain-containing protein: MSKVWFCRLEDMAADAAVAEKVLLLYETAGFPDMFEEGEYTAVKIHFGEENNIGHIRPAWIRPLLERIAATGAKPFLTDTNTLYKGQRQNSVDHLMQAYRHGFSIENLGVPVIIADGLLSKNFSEIAVEGIHLKSVKIANDILHSESMVVLSHVTGHILSGMGAAIKNVAMGAAPRSGKQVQHADVKPEVAADKCRGCMSCMEWCPKDAIGLYDGVARIDKEKCYGCAECIATCRHEAINHSFRGTSRMLQEKMAEYALGAVKNKQGKVCYITFLTHITRECDCLNEAQDRITRDIGILASYDPVAVDRAAADILKQEAGKDILRELWPDNDYNNQISHAEKIGLGKTQYEIINLAEGISTDLSNSVTQDSDTGR; this comes from the coding sequence ATGAGTAAGGTTTGGTTTTGCAGGCTGGAAGACATGGCGGCTGATGCCGCGGTAGCCGAAAAAGTACTCTTGCTTTATGAAACGGCGGGATTTCCGGATATGTTTGAAGAGGGGGAATATACTGCCGTTAAAATCCATTTTGGTGAGGAAAACAATATCGGACATATTAGACCTGCTTGGATTAGGCCGCTGTTGGAAAGGATAGCTGCTACAGGAGCCAAGCCATTCCTCACAGATACAAATACGCTTTACAAGGGACAGAGGCAGAACTCCGTTGACCATCTGATGCAGGCTTACAGGCATGGGTTTAGTATAGAAAACCTGGGTGTTCCTGTGATTATTGCCGATGGTTTGCTGTCGAAGAACTTTTCGGAGATAGCTGTTGAAGGTATCCATCTAAAATCGGTAAAAATAGCTAATGACATTCTCCATAGTGAATCGATGGTCGTGTTGAGCCATGTAACCGGACATATTCTCAGCGGTATGGGAGCGGCTATAAAAAATGTGGCTATGGGGGCTGCTCCCCGCAGCGGAAAACAAGTACAGCATGCTGATGTAAAACCTGAGGTGGCGGCTGATAAGTGCAGAGGATGCATGAGCTGTATGGAGTGGTGTCCAAAAGACGCCATCGGGCTTTATGATGGGGTTGCCAGGATAGATAAGGAAAAATGCTATGGATGTGCTGAGTGTATTGCAACCTGCAGGCATGAGGCTATTAATCATTCGTTCAGGGGCACCAGCAGAATGCTTCAGGAAAAAATGGCGGAATATGCCTTAGGGGCGGTTAAAAATAAGCAGGGTAAAGTCTGTTATATCACCTTTTTGACACATATAACCAGGGAATGTGACTGTTTGAATGAAGCTCAGGATAGGATTACCCGGGATATTGGCATTCTTGCTTCTTATGACCCTGTTGCAGTCGATCGGGCTGCAGCTGATATCCTGAAACAAGAAGCAGGGAAAGATATTCTCAGGGAATTATGGCCTGATAACGACTATAACAACCAGATAAGCCATGCCGAAAAAATTGGTCTGGGAAAAACTCAATATGAGATTATAAATTTGGCAGAAGGTATATCCACAGATTTGTCGAATTCTGTGACTCAAGATAGTGATACGGGGAGGTAA
- a CDS encoding TerC/Alx family metal homeostasis membrane protein has translation MWSFLILHTICGLFLHLGGMIAVEGAGKMSIKKAIRWVGFWMALALSFNVGVYFFLGKQKALEFLGGYIIELSLSLDNLFLFLLIFSSYCIAPTYQRRVLNWGIIGAVVLRLIFIALGVSIVNRFHWVLYIFGVILILSGIKMFLSKEAEECRSDSVLLRILGKIMPISRELDGEKFFVKINGVLHATPLFAILVLIEGSDVLFAIDSIPAIFSITTDPFIVYASNIFAILGLRNLYFVLERVHNAFRFVKYGVAVILTFTGIKLSILFFHIEIPLVMSVVIIFSIILLSVIASLVFPSTKVANEHESGQ, from the coding sequence ATGTGGAGTTTTTTAATTTTGCATACTATTTGCGGTTTGTTTTTGCATCTCGGGGGTATGATTGCTGTAGAGGGGGCAGGCAAAATGTCAATCAAAAAAGCTATTAGGTGGGTCGGGTTTTGGATGGCCCTGGCGCTTTCCTTTAACGTTGGAGTTTACTTTTTCTTAGGCAAACAAAAGGCGCTTGAATTTCTGGGTGGGTATATTATTGAGCTTAGTCTTAGTTTAGACAACCTCTTCCTGTTTTTGCTCATTTTTTCAAGCTACTGCATTGCGCCGACTTATCAAAGAAGGGTGCTCAACTGGGGCATAATCGGGGCGGTTGTCCTTAGACTGATTTTTATTGCTCTGGGGGTTTCCATTGTAAACCGGTTTCACTGGGTATTGTACATTTTTGGGGTAATTCTGATTCTGAGCGGCATAAAAATGTTTTTGTCCAAAGAGGCTGAAGAATGTCGTTCCGACAGCGTTTTGCTTAGAATTTTGGGTAAAATCATGCCCATTTCCCGGGAATTAGACGGAGAAAAGTTTTTTGTCAAAATAAACGGTGTTCTTCATGCAACACCCCTGTTTGCAATTCTGGTCCTTATTGAAGGGTCAGACGTTTTATTTGCCATCGATTCAATACCGGCGATATTTTCAATAACAACAGACCCTTTTATTGTGTATGCATCAAATATTTTTGCCATACTGGGACTGAGGAATCTTTATTTTGTTCTGGAAAGAGTCCATAATGCATTTCGCTTTGTCAAGTACGGCGTAGCTGTAATCCTAACCTTCACCGGGATTAAACTGAGCATACTTTTTTTCCATATAGAGATACCCCTGGTGATGTCAGTTGTAATTATATTCAGTATAATTCTCCTTAGTGTCATAGCTTCATTGGTGTTTCCCAGCACTAAAGTGGCTAATGAACACGAAAGTGGCCAATAA